One stretch of Natronobacterium gregoryi SP2 DNA includes these proteins:
- a CDS encoding lipid II:glycine glycyltransferase FemX: MALEVERLGSVAEANRNQWNNVVEQSELGCVYHRYEWLRAVEEGIGHEPHHLLVSKKGNPVAVFPNFVTDLGRVKRLSSIRPGYGGPVTMTDEEDALDMLLDAVGDVCRGTVLYNELRVYDQNYVRYNHFLESKGYQPTILSCRFTLDLTRGWDALFAEMDSERRRGIRRGHDYGFEVVGEEITEDNCVAFYEDYATVADRVGLPTHPPAFFRELPRLEDRLKLFTLEVDGEARGQYMYLLDEEQSTLQHLFTGVTEDQFEYHAPELLHEHAIKWGIDRGYETYELRGSPPDFRNGVFRFKEYFGAETIPLLVYERGRPAPALSVLNVGRSLTRRLES; the protein is encoded by the coding sequence CCAGTGGAACAACGTGGTCGAACAGTCCGAACTGGGGTGTGTCTATCACCGCTACGAGTGGCTGCGGGCGGTCGAGGAAGGGATCGGCCACGAGCCCCACCACCTGCTGGTCTCGAAGAAGGGCAACCCCGTCGCCGTCTTTCCGAACTTCGTCACGGACCTCGGTCGAGTGAAGCGGCTGAGTTCGATCCGGCCCGGCTACGGCGGCCCCGTCACCATGACCGACGAGGAGGACGCCCTCGACATGCTGTTAGACGCCGTCGGCGACGTCTGTCGGGGCACCGTCCTCTACAACGAACTCCGAGTCTACGATCAGAACTACGTCCGCTACAACCACTTCCTCGAGTCGAAGGGATACCAGCCGACGATCCTCTCGTGTCGGTTCACGCTGGACCTGACGCGGGGATGGGACGCGCTCTTTGCGGAGATGGACAGCGAGCGTCGCCGCGGGATCAGACGCGGCCACGACTACGGGTTCGAGGTCGTCGGCGAGGAGATCACCGAGGACAACTGCGTGGCGTTCTACGAGGACTACGCAACTGTCGCCGACCGCGTGGGGCTGCCGACCCATCCCCCTGCGTTCTTCCGGGAACTCCCCCGACTTGAGGATCGACTGAAGCTGTTTACCCTCGAGGTCGACGGCGAAGCCCGCGGCCAGTACATGTATCTCCTCGACGAGGAGCAATCGACGCTGCAACACCTGTTTACGGGCGTTACCGAGGATCAGTTCGAGTATCACGCACCCGAACTGCTCCACGAGCACGCGATCAAGTGGGGGATCGATCGGGGGTACGAGACGTACGAACTCCGTGGCTCGCCGCCGGACTTTCGCAACGGCGTCTTCCGGTTCAAGGAGTACTTCGGTGCCGAAACCATCCCGCTGCTCGTCTACGAACGCGGGCGTCCCGCACCGGCGCTGTCGGTGCTGAACGTCGGCCGGTCACTCACCCGTCGACTCGAGTCCTGA
- a CDS encoding magnesium transporter, which yields MSVRRDFWSIYREALPVLLIALGGGLFAGLVLEDILESVERFPGLLVMVPVFLATRGNVYGALGGRISSGLHQGLLEPRFERNERLVNAVLASFINGIGISIVIGVVTWLALLVLGWEAAALYELVGIMLIAGVLTSVVMIAGLLLVIFFFYRFGLDPDNLVGPIVTTLGDIFGMAFLWFSILLVGAIL from the coding sequence ATGAGCGTTCGGCGCGACTTCTGGTCGATCTATCGCGAGGCACTTCCGGTCCTGCTGATCGCACTCGGTGGTGGACTGTTCGCCGGGTTAGTACTCGAAGACATTCTCGAGAGCGTCGAGCGGTTTCCCGGGTTGCTCGTGATGGTTCCGGTCTTTCTGGCGACGCGAGGGAACGTCTACGGCGCACTCGGCGGCCGCATCTCGAGTGGTCTTCACCAGGGGCTGCTCGAGCCGCGATTCGAGCGCAACGAACGACTCGTCAACGCCGTTCTCGCCTCGTTTATCAACGGAATCGGGATCTCGATCGTCATCGGCGTCGTCACCTGGCTGGCGCTGCTGGTGCTTGGATGGGAAGCCGCGGCGCTGTACGAACTCGTCGGTATCATGTTGATCGCCGGAGTGTTGACGTCCGTCGTGATGATCGCCGGGTTGCTCCTGGTGATTTTTTTCTTCTACCGATTCGGTCTCGATCCGGACAACCTCGTCGGGCCGATCGTCACGACCCTCGGGGACATTTTCGGAATGGCGTTTCTGTGGTTTTCGATCCTGCTCGTGGGGGCGATTCTATGA
- a CDS encoding proline dehydrogenase family protein produces the protein MLPPVANRFVAGKTAAEAIDHARRQAKLGIDPMINLLGSHHGDRATAVADAEEYCLLVEDLAAADLDGQTAISVKPTQLGLECDETLFRDLLADVIEAAGVHDVFVWLDMEEHTTVDATLDAYEEFARTSDARLGVCLQADLERTLDDLERLADVPGTLRLVKGGAYDRPTGIAYTTDPQVDRAYRRLLERAFETVEGTVAVASHDPAMIECAIDRADGTDLELQFLMGVRPRAQRTLAAEWDVRQFVPYGTRWKRWAINRAKRNVGFTARAVAETVVPLRNGETFEEELGVSVPVSESGLESTGE, from the coding sequence ATGCTTCCACCGGTCGCGAACCGCTTCGTCGCGGGCAAAACCGCGGCCGAGGCGATCGATCACGCCCGCCGGCAGGCGAAACTGGGTATCGACCCAATGATCAACCTACTGGGTTCCCACCACGGCGACCGAGCGACCGCCGTCGCCGACGCCGAGGAGTACTGCCTGCTCGTCGAAGACCTCGCCGCGGCCGACCTCGACGGCCAGACTGCGATCTCGGTGAAACCGACACAGCTCGGGCTCGAGTGCGACGAAACGCTCTTTCGAGACCTGCTCGCCGACGTCATCGAGGCGGCTGGCGTCCACGATGTCTTCGTCTGGCTCGATATGGAAGAGCACACGACTGTCGACGCCACGCTCGACGCCTACGAGGAGTTCGCCCGAACGTCAGACGCTCGACTCGGCGTCTGCCTCCAGGCCGACCTCGAGCGCACGCTCGACGATCTCGAGCGACTCGCCGACGTTCCCGGCACACTGCGACTCGTGAAAGGCGGGGCCTACGACCGGCCGACAGGGATCGCGTACACGACCGACCCACAGGTCGATCGCGCCTACCGGCGACTCCTCGAACGGGCGTTCGAGACCGTCGAGGGAACCGTCGCCGTCGCCTCACACGACCCAGCGATGATCGAGTGCGCGATCGACCGCGCCGACGGCACCGACCTCGAACTCCAGTTCCTGATGGGCGTCAGGCCGCGGGCACAGCGGACACTCGCAGCCGAGTGGGACGTCCGGCAGTTCGTTCCCTACGGCACCCGCTGGAAGCGGTGGGCGATAAACCGGGCGAAACGCAACGTCGGGTTCACCGCACGGGCCGTCGCGGAGACGGTCGTTCCCCTTCGCAACGGGGAGACGTTCGAGGAGGAACTCGGCGTGTCGGTGCCCGTCAGCGAGTCAGGACTCGAGTCGACGGGTGAGTGA
- a CDS encoding magnesium transporter, translating to MVAPQGSLGTWDWKSIVGNMFPLLIVLSVIVLWAGITLEGAEEMLEQYAILAVMVPTMVDMGGNLGAILSSRLSTRFHLGTTELDPTDRVLWANVGAILALAATIFTALAIGAYALGIVIGSPLPLSTLLVISLVSGMSVAAIAIVFSFAATYGSYRMGIDPDDTTIPIVTNVVDVFGMVIFIGVSAFVLGF from the coding sequence ATGGTCGCCCCACAGGGCTCGCTTGGCACGTGGGACTGGAAATCGATCGTCGGCAACATGTTCCCGTTGCTGATCGTCCTCTCTGTCATCGTCCTCTGGGCCGGGATCACCCTCGAGGGTGCCGAAGAGATGCTAGAGCAGTACGCAATCCTCGCGGTGATGGTGCCGACGATGGTCGACATGGGCGGCAACCTCGGTGCGATCCTCTCTTCGCGGCTCTCGACGCGGTTTCACCTGGGAACGACGGAACTCGACCCGACCGACAGGGTGCTGTGGGCGAACGTCGGTGCGATCCTCGCACTCGCAGCGACGATCTTCACCGCGCTTGCAATCGGTGCCTACGCGCTGGGGATCGTCATCGGTTCGCCGCTGCCGCTGTCGACACTCCTTGTGATCTCGCTGGTCAGCGGGATGTCCGTCGCCGCCATCGCGATCGTCTTCAGTTTCGCGGCGACCTACGGCTCGTATCGCATGGGGATCGACCCCGACGACACGACGATTCCGATCGTCACTAACGTCGTCGACGTCTTCGGGATGGTCATCTTCATCGGCGTCTCCGCGTTCGTGCTCGGGTTCTGA
- the mgtE gene encoding magnesium transporter has protein sequence MGAASGRDLEFHADRAAEITDDEYVAVTQDTFVGPAIEKFREFDPTAEETTVYYLYVTDNSDRLVGVMSLRELLNAPEDDVVEEHMVTDLVTIDGDADPEYAADEIVERDFPAMPVVDDDGVLVGVLRTDDMIEVVEEEATEDILKSAGFSFADVEKSRSSAILESSIPRILRLRLPWLIVALAGGLLAGGVIEHHEETLEGVVALAFFVPVIMDMGGNVGTQASTIFVRGLALGQIDDRNAVRHFAREGLIGLLIGLIIGAIGAVAAYVWQIDEPYAFELATVVFVGLVAVCVVASVVGYVIPWLMNKLGFDPAAASDPLITTVKDVTALLIYFGLAAILLAELL, from the coding sequence ATGGGGGCTGCTAGCGGCCGCGACCTCGAGTTCCACGCGGATCGCGCCGCCGAGATTACCGACGACGAGTACGTCGCCGTGACCCAGGACACGTTCGTCGGTCCTGCCATCGAGAAGTTTCGTGAATTCGACCCGACAGCGGAGGAAACGACTGTTTACTACCTGTACGTCACCGATAACTCGGACCGGCTCGTCGGCGTCATGTCGCTGCGGGAACTGCTCAACGCGCCTGAAGACGACGTCGTCGAAGAGCACATGGTCACCGACCTCGTGACGATCGATGGCGACGCAGACCCCGAGTACGCCGCCGACGAGATCGTCGAACGTGATTTCCCCGCGATGCCCGTCGTCGACGACGACGGCGTCCTCGTCGGTGTCCTCCGGACCGACGATATGATCGAGGTCGTCGAAGAAGAAGCCACCGAGGACATTCTGAAGTCGGCTGGTTTCTCCTTTGCCGACGTCGAGAAATCCCGGAGTTCGGCGATCCTCGAGTCCTCGATTCCGCGTATCCTCCGGCTGCGACTCCCGTGGCTCATCGTCGCGCTCGCGGGCGGCCTGCTCGCCGGCGGCGTGATCGAACACCACGAAGAGACCCTCGAGGGCGTCGTTGCACTGGCGTTTTTCGTCCCGGTGATTATGGACATGGGCGGGAACGTCGGCACGCAGGCGTCGACGATCTTCGTCCGTGGGCTGGCACTCGGTCAGATCGACGACCGCAACGCGGTGCGTCACTTCGCCCGCGAAGGACTGATCGGGCTCCTGATCGGACTGATCATCGGTGCCATCGGCGCTGTGGCCGCGTACGTCTGGCAAATCGACGAACCGTACGCGTTCGAACTGGCGACGGTTGTCTTCGTCGGTCTCGTCGCGGTCTGTGTAGTCGCGTCGGTCGTCGGATACGTGATCCCCTGGCTTATGAACAAGTTGGGCTTCGACCCAGCTGCGGCCTCGGACCCGCTAATCACGACCGTCAAAGACGTCACCGCGTTGTTGATTTACTTCGGACTGGCCGCAATCTTGCTCGCGGAGCTCCTGTAA